The nucleotide window ggtcgcaaatttggcgtgggtagcttatgtggacaaaaagttataagggcctaagcgcgaactgccccaaatagccaaaaaaaggcctagcacctgagggggaaaaggcctggtagtgaAAGGGCTAAGTGCTATACTGTGTGATCTTGTGTAGCTCAATTTATCTTAAATTATATCCATAACTTTGATGCAAGGGGCTATTCGCAAACAAGGTCATTTTCAACTTTCTGTTAAAGGtggcaataaaaagaaaaagaaaaagaacatgttTAGCTTggagtcatagggccagatgtatcaaaggattttacccattctatgtctatgggaaaaagctttcgtacatatggcccataattgcTTATTCTGCTTCTTAGAATGGGGGCTTTAAACTGTCTTGAATGTGGTGAGTGCCTCCACCTACCGTAGGCTCCACATAACAAAGCAAATAAAATGAACTGGACACATGACTATGTTTATTATCAAGATCTTTTAATGAATATAAAAATAGCATCAATATTTTCCCATTTTGTATGACTTACAAACTACATTCTGTCAGGAAAATAAACTGGATTGTAACATCAGCAGACACAGTATTTGCCATTCTTTCCGATAACATTCAGTAGACGGGCAATTAGTTAACCCACTGTCACCCAGGCTTCTTTTGGGTGTGTTACGCCTTATTGCTTTTCAATGATCAGcgaaaacacattttcttctcatGCAGGTACTGACAGAGGTGCTTAGATATTAACTGGAATAATGCAGGTTTACAGAAATCTGAAAGCCTAAAAGAAATAGAACAACTTAACTTAGAATGTTGCGAACAAAAAAGCAGTTTCCTTCTAGTCGACTAATTCTATTGGCCCTCATATGTATACTTTAAAGGCATCCTCTTGTTATTTAGCTCAGCAACGGTTTTGATTGTGCTTGAATAGAAGATctgcgaaagagagagagagagggttggggggagagggggaagaaagaCTGTCACACCTGGAAGAGTTCATTCACAAGCATAGCCCCCCTCCTTTAGAAATGGCCTCTCCCCTCTGTTCGAACCACAAGCCCACTGTGATTGATGGTGCATTGCCTTCTTTAGCCATGGCATTTAGGTTTATGAAGCCATTTGTTGGCTAATGTGGGACAACATAGGTAAGCAAAATGCATGGCTCTTGGCACTACAACAAAGCACTAGCCTTAATGTCAAGCATCTTTCAGAAAATATCCTCCACTCTCAATTCTTTTTACTTGAGGACATGTATGTGGGCCCACTGTCGGAAGAATACTCTTCCTTGAACAGGGTAAAGTGTGAAGACTTGATGACGACTGAAGAGTTTTACATGACCAATTTGTCTCTTGTTAAATCTAACAGGACGTATTTCATACAGTAATCGTTTTGCTGATTTGTTCTGTCATTCCAACAGCTCTGACCTTTTCTTTGTACCAGTTTTGATACCTAATTGTTTTAAGAGACATTTTTAAGCAACAGGATAAGAGGTGCAGTCTTGAAGAGTGGGAAACTGAGAAACAACAACGGGGTTGAAATAGCTGATGAACTTGAAGAAGGGAGCCACTTGACAAAAAGGACTCGTGGTTGTGTTTGAAGAGATATAAGCAGCAGGTTTTTAGTGCTAAACACAGCGCAGTTGACGATATTCGACTAAAGTTCTGTACCTGGAGGACAAGGCTGCATCCTTACAAAGGTGAAATCAGATTGAAAGTTATTCAAGGTAGAACTACTAGAACGATTTAGGCTTCAAGATCTATTAGGCGATAGTAGTATCTGAGTACACCAAGGACGCTCTTGTAAATAAGCAATGGTGCTCAAAAGTGGGGGAGCTGCACTAGGATAGCAGAGGTTATGTGCCAGGCATAGTTTTATAAAATTATAGAGTTTTTCGCATGGGTCAGAGTGGAGGTGATCAGTCTTCCCTTCTCTTGGCCAGTCTTCTGTCTGGGTTTCCGTTATTTTGGAAATGGAAGATTTTAAACGCATGAATAAGTCAgattacaattttgtttttttctgctctgTTGTAGGCTATGCATGCGTTGACACTAAAATTGTACTTTCTGTTCTATTCTATAAAGCACTTGTAGAGCACATAGTTATCCATGAGCATGCCAGCACTGGCAGTGCGACGCAGGTTAGCCAGCGGAATCTAGAGGGAGCAAGGACTTTAATAGTTTACGAAAGAGAAGTTCCTTTTTGGCTGATTGCATGGAGTAGGGAAGAATGTTCCAGAGTTTGGCCACATTATAGCCAAAAGACCGGTTTCCGTATTTCGCTCTTCTAATGCTAGGTATTTCTGCCAAATGTGCACTGAAGGATCGCACAGTTCTCCCAGGAGAATGGGAAGAGATCGAGGATTGGGAGATCGAAAGCCCTTTGTCAAAGAGAGCCCAATGGGAAATATAGAGGGATTTAAACGTAATCCTCTTGGCCACCGGGAGCTAATGTATGGTGCTCAGGGCTTTTCGGGCAGGTTTATGTCTGGTTATGTTATACAGTATCCAGGCAGCAGAGTTCTGTACCACCTGCAGTTTCCTTATTGTAGCTTTAGGGGCACCCAAATAGAGTGAGTTACCATAGTCCAGGTGAGATAGAACAAAAGCCTGGAACGCTAACCTCTTCGAGGTTGAAGGGAGTAAATGGAGAATTTTTCAAAGCATCCTAAGAATTCCATAGCATGGCTTTACCGCTTGGGAATCAAAATTCAAGGCTTTGCTCAGCCACACTCCTAGGCTCTGTATAGCTGTTTTTGGAGCAAGGGGGGAACCTGAACAGATCGACCAGCCCAGACTCATAAGAGAGTTAGGATTATTGCCCAGGATCATGAACTCCATTTTGTCTCCATTTAGTTTAAGGCAGGAGCTATTCATCCAGCTGGCAACTTTCTCTAGGCAGGGTCCTAATGATGAGGAAAGGAATCTTGGATCTGGGTAAGGGAAAATACCAATTCGGTACTGTGTGCATAAGAGATTATCGACATTCCAAAGGAATGAACTATATCTGCAAAGTGGCCTCTTATACAAATTAATGAGTGCAGGGCTTAGTGACGAGTCCTAAGGTACTCTGCATTTTAATAGAAAGATATTTGACATATAACAACCACTTAATTTCTGTCCTCCGGGAAGGGCTTAAGCCAGGTAAGGGCTAATCCTGAGATTCCAGTACTCTGCATTCTATTGACAAGAATGTCCTGGGTTATAGTGTTGAATGCTGAACTAAGATCGAGGAGGATGATAGCTGCCAAGCCTCATCCATCTAATAGCCCCTTGGCTTCTTCTGCCACAACCACAAGAGCAGCCTCTGTTCCGTGGTAGggatacaattatttttttaaattcagataAGGTTAAGTTAATATGTTTTTCCAGTATTTTGATTATCCTGGGAGAAGAGATATTGGTCAGTAATTTCCTGGTTCCTGGTTCATGAGGGTCCAGATTAGGCTTTTTTAGTAGTAATTTAACCAAGGCATCTTTCCACACCAACAGAATTGGTCCTGCAATCCAGGAGAGGTTTATCATTTCTAGTATGGTGGAGAGTATCTGATCTACTTGTTTGGCTAAAAGAGCAGAGGAGCTGGGTCAATTTGAGAACCCGACTTAACTTTACCCAGGATGTCTGCTTGACTATCCAGAGTCAAGGTAGGAAAATCAGTGTGTGATCAAATTGGTGACCGGCCTATCTTCCTTATAAGTAGAGTTGAGAGCTTTGATGGGCTGTTGAAAATTACCATGAATCTtctgtattttattttgaaaacatctTGTGAGGTCGTTATACCGGGAGGGAGAGGATTCGGATGGGTGGGACCTAATGGAGAAGGGCTCTGGTAGTGTTTTCATCATCCGAAACATTTCATGTGAGGAGTTAGAAGCGCAATTGATTTTTTTCCTCAAAATATGTTGCTTGCGCTTTTTTAATTTCAGCATGGTAAAATCTAATGTTAACTtgatatttctgattactagtctCCCTAAATCTCGCCTCCAGTTCCTTTCCTCTTTTTTGCATTCTTGTTTTAATTTCTGGAGATTAGGGGGTATACCAGGGTGCAGTGCCTTTTGGTTTGAGGCACTCAAATTTGCCAAGGTTGCATTTATGAGCTAGTAGTAGTTGTTTTGAAACATGTCACTAGTGCTCTTATGTGGTAATGGCCATCCTCTACCTTCTTGCATGTTCTTACCTAAGCACATCATGGAGTTTctggtgagagagaaagagaaaaagattgagagaggtagctcTTAGGCCACCATTCACATGATAGAACAACAACTGTATATTTCGGGGTCCAAAGGAGCCCTGTTTCACTGACAACTGCAGACAAATGAAAGCCGGCTTTGTTAGAGTGCATCTGCTAAGACTAGAGTCCAGGCACCATCAGTCATTCATGGTGCAGGTTGCTCGCTTCCCACCTTCGTTACACTGATGGCAGTGTGTACAAGTTGAAAGTGAACAGACCACCAGAAAAAATTCTCAGTGGCCCAGCATGCCTCACCAGCCCTAGAAGAAGCTCACAAATGTAAACAAATGTACATTTCAGGAAATGTACAGTTCAAGAAAGAAGTTGCAGCAGTTTAGGACTGCGAAAGTCACGTTCCTAAGGGGAATGAACAAAAAAGTAATGTCAGTCTAGTGGTAGATGCAACCAATGGCCAGGAGTAACATTAGAAAGTATTGCTTGAGAAAAAGCtatacataaaatacataaaataacttCCCATCTGACATGGGTGAGATAgatacagtaaataaataaaaaacaaagggaTGTGACTAGTCGAGGCTGGACACGTGCCTTTGCTTGGAGCTCCATGTGATTGTTTCAACTGTTCCCATAGGCTTAGTAGAAGAGGCCGCAAAGGCTGCACACTATGAGGAGGAAATGGGGATAGCTCTATGGCCCTGCACTGGAGTGAGAAACATTGCCTCCCAAAATGGCCAGACAGGCCAATAAGGCAATCGGAGAGTGCCTGAAGAGCTGGTCTACTGGTCAATGTgtggttgttttttctttttgttggcctggtCTGTGGTCTGGTGGGTCTAGGTTTTATTGTTGATTTCTCTGATTCTCTGATATTAAcacaaacattgcttgcagcaagcATAGATGCATGAAGTCTCCCATACCCTGCAAAACACCTATgcagcttgtctttacaagttggaaactgccctgatttgcaaatatggggcacatttttagctatctaattcgctAATGGGGccaacttttattttggtgcctgggccttgtTCCTGTCCCAGTTTTACCTTTCTTCTTAATGTGAGATGCAGGGGCCTGTGCCACCCTTCAAATGCTTTGGCAACTCCACACACCACCAAGTTTCCCAGATGCACACGACCAGCTGCTCTAGTCCGTTTTTTCTTTTAGTTCCGGGACTTGTAGGCTTCTTTATTTCATTGAAAACccaaaaactacaagtcccagaaaataaagaaaacaattctGGACCTGAGCAACCCATCACCATGGACCTGATAAACTTTGAAGCTAATAAACTGTCATCAATCACTTCCAGTAGTGGAGCGCTGTCCCAAACCTGACTCTGAATCCCTATGTGAGGTGGGATGGTTTTCCTAAAGACCAAAGTTTTCTAAGGTGACTAACTCCAATCACATCATCCTTCTAACAGCATTAAGAGCCATATCAACCTACTAAACCTTTTCATACCAGCATCATATCTACAAGTCGCAACCTGCAGTTTTATTTGTTTAACTCTCTCTCCCTCACTTAGGCTTAGTGTGTCATCAAGGCCCTACTACATGGAGGCTCGCAGAATTACAATCAAAGGTTAGTTAATATGAACACAAATCACAGCTGGTGAATGAAAGTACATGTCTGGAATGCTACTTCTCTCTAGTGTGTGGGAGAAGAGAGCACGAGAATTAGAGCGAGTGAGAGAGCAggacagagagaggaagagaaaatagAGCAGAGTGGGTAGAAAGTATAAAGTTTATACTATATTTGGGTGCTTTGATAAAACAAATCAATAGTGCAATATCGATTATCAAATTTTTGTAGATGATACTGCAGTCGTTTCTCCATTTCATGTTCTGATATATGACCAACTTGAGCTTCACAACAAAATAAGATTACATGGAAGCTTGCTATTTTATGAAACCATATTTTGGGAACGAAGCTTATCTATCAAGAGTGTCTGTTCAAGTGGGAAGAAGGGAAGGAGATGGAGGAAGTGGGATCTGACACTGTATCAAAGTGCAAACAAATAAAGCCACTTGAAAGGCCAACTAATGCTCTGAGAATTGCTACAACCCGTGTCTGATCTCCTTCAAAGGCGCTCCGGTGACTTTACTCTATTTCTGGAGCTTTCATTCACCTGTCAACGCTGGTCTCGGCCAGCCGATTGTTCATGATTGCCAGAGCCCCAACACCCCCAGAAAAGCCGTTGTGCCGGGAGGTCGTGCCAGACGGTCTGGGGCACCCATTGGCAGTTTCTGAGAGCTGCTTCTGCATGATGGCCAGTGACACCTTGTTGGCAGCTAGGAAGTCCCTCATAGAGATCATCTCACCAGACATGCGGCGCCCATCAACCTCGCTCTCATTGACTCCATCTGTCTCAATGGAAATGTTGCGTCGAGTTCGGATGTTGCCGGGCATCACAGCGTTCCTCCTAGCCCGGAAGAGTTTTCTTTGGCATCGTTGGCAGCACCCACAATCAAGTTTTTTTAATATCCAATTGATGCACTGCTTTATCACAATAGATATGACATTGAACAAAGAGTATATGCAACACACGCCCATGAGAATGAAGACAAAGTTGCCAAAGCGGTAGAGTCCCTGACTCTTGTAATTGGCATTTTGGCTACTGACAAGATCCCCAAAACCAATAGTGCTGAAGGCCACAAAGCAGAAGTAGAGTGAATCAAAGTAGGTCCACTCTTCAATGGGCGTGTACATGGCCGAGGCACAACAGGAGATGACAATGGACGCCAGGCACAAAATTAGCATCACATAGTAAACTGATGGCTTCCAACCAGCTAAGCTGTCCACCTCCGAATGGCCAGATGCCCTTCGGGAGTCATGAGGCAACACCCCTTTCCGGCGCAGTTGCCTCTCGTGGAAGGACTTCATGACAAAGGCAATGACTGTGATGAGGCGCTCCAGAAAGAGGTTGAAGAAGAGTATGGTTCCAGCGCAGCCGATCAGGCCATAGAAGATCAGAAAGATCTTGCCACCTACCGTTGCTGGCGTGGTCATGCCAAAACCTGTAGGGAAAGCAGAAGATTTGTGTAAGGTAAATATGTGGTGTTGTTATGCATTCACTTGCATTCAGGGGTTTGATGCATGCCAAAAAACAGAGCAGAAAAATTATTCATCACCATTTATACATAATCCCCACTACAAATAAACTGTTCATCAGTTTCCCACCACCAACCCACAACAAAAGCAAAACGCTTCGGGGAAAAGCCCAGTTCTTTCCTTAACTAGTTCACTTATGGAGCaaccaaacaataaaaaagtaaGTGAGGGTTTCAGAATGACTAACAAACATGCAAATGACCTGTATTGTAATTCATTTATACAAGGCTTTCATGAATCCATTGTGAATATCCGAAAAACCTATATTAATTGTAGTGATAGGTGGTTTGACCAGCTAAGCCCtcaaaacaaaagttcaaattaatatcaaaatgtaagacagtgccaCTGAAGATTTATCTCTCAAGGATGTTTAACAATCGCAAATAGTTTATACTTTTGACAGCGCAGTGTAGAGTAGGTGACATGAGTATTCACTGAGGAGGTTTCTTTTCTACTTCATACTACGACCGACATTAAAAACAAAGGGGCTTCAAAAAAAGCACAAGTTTCAAAATAGGTGACCTTGTGACTCCCACTGAATGGACATCTTAACAGTTACTAACAATTATATAACAGTTGTATGAGTCAAGCACATCTTGAAAGGACATGCCGTAGTGGACACTCATCTAAAGATAGAAAGAAAACCGGTGTTGGATACATTTTTAGACTCAGATTATTTGTGGACTTTGTTATGGCACCTCTACATTAAGCAAGGGTTTTTGGTGCAACTAAATCCCACTGAAGCTCTTACAGGAAAGAAGCGTTTCATCCTAAGAACTTCGACCTCTCAGGATCATCTCGGGCTCAAGCTGTGTATTTTAGGAGTTTGGATACAACTGAAAAGCCTCAATTTCAGGAGAAAATCATAAATACCGGACAGAGTTCACTGTCAGGTTTTCTACCACCATTATATAAAGGATAAAATTGAGCTGGTGCATTCTActcagggcttcatttacaaggcctgcggtgcagggcggcgcagcaagtgtatcttcaagatacagcacatttctgtccactCCCCTGCGtctgtgcacaaattgctgccatgtgccaatgcaggcactcctgcaccatggtgcaagggcgcctctgttgtgggaatgattgtttttgtacaggaagggacatcttcctgcacaaaaacaatcacaagaggtgttttcctctatgtgtgctgcataaaaaacagggagaaataaagatatttctccccattgtgtcactcttatgccaccactgaggaggcactggaatctgacgcattcccagacttgcaaatctgggaatgtgtcagattccttcaggttccatgggagatgcgtgggaacatcccaagcaacacccatggaatgtatGAAAGTGGTCTATATTTACAAGCAacggcgtagcttggtcagtaagattagggggaTGTGAGCTTCGGCTTTTCTGACAATCACACTGGTATGTAAGGTTGAACtatattatacgacaagcagggtgtaCTGGAGGGGCCTACGAGACAGTGGAAagtgagaggaatgtggattgataggggtactaagtgagggaaaacaaaatattttgtaaaattaccaatatttttgacgactttaaaatatatgtaaaatttAATGGTGAAATCCAGCGGTATCAAAAAATTCATTTATTAGGGTTGTTGTACCCCACCCCGCAAAGCTATGCCTctgtttacaaggccatgaaaagccatgcaaggtggctttgtgtggccttgtaaatatgggctggcacattgcTTCACCAGAGGGTAAAGAAAATGGGGGCGTTGCTAGGCCTcccagcaagatggccgtcacattgtgaggctctgctgggcttaGGGCCTAATCCGCGAATTTATCCTGCTAGAGCGGCCGTCCCAACCATATTTCTCCTTGGGAGGCCCCTCGGAGATACGAGGGCCATTGGCGGTCCCCGCAACAGGTTTTGCGGGGGCCATTTGTTGCTGTTTTTCCCAATACGGGGAGGGTGGGCCTTGCGGCTCGGGATTGGCCCGCGACGCTTGGGAGCACGCCTCGCCAGGGTCGCTTCCTTCTCACTGGCGGGTCCTGCAGGCGTGGCGGCGCTGCTTATTGTGGTGCCCGACGATAGAGGGGAGCGGTGAGCTCTCCCTCTCGAGGCCTGTTCGGCGGTCTGCCCATCTACATCTCAGCGTGGGCGGACCTGGCTGGTACGGGTAGAGGAAGGTGGTCTTGGGCTGGCCTATTGAAATCTTCCTTCCTCGCGAGTGGTGCTCTGGCTGGGGGCTTCCCGGTCCTAACACCGGCCTGTGCTGTGGTGGACTGTTGGTTGGCTGCCATTCCCTGTGCCACTGGAGGAGGTGAGTGGCTCCTAGTGCGGGTCTCCCACTTGGATTGGAGACCCAACGTGGTTGTTGCTGTGTGGTGGTGCTTCCCGGGCCTCACCTACTGGAGGGTCCCTTCGCTGGTCGGTTCGGGCCGTGGGACCATTCGCGGAGCTGAGGGGGCAGCGGGGGTTAGTTTGGCCCCTTGGTTTCCCCTGCTTGCTGGCTGCTCCGCATTGGGCCGCGTGGTGCGGTTGTGTGGAGGCCATGGCGGAGGTGGGTCCCCTGACTGTCGGGTGCCGGGCTGCTCCCGGAGGGTGCCCTGACTGCGGTGACACCTGAGAAACTGCTGGCTGCAGTCTACTGGCTGGGGCTTGGATAGGCCCGGCCAGAGCGGACGGAGTGGCTTCGGTGGGAGCTTGGATACTCATTTTTGCTTTGGCGGGGCTTTGCCGTGATGCTTCCCTGGGCACTCAGCGCTGCTCTTTGGTGTGAGAATTTTTCGCACCAGCTGACTTTTTGATCTGTCAATTGGGGGTTCCCTTCCTGTTGTGCCCGAGCAGTCACGGAGACTGTGCAAGGCGGAGCAGAGACAGGCGAAGCTCACCTTCGATGGTGGAAAGAAGAGGGGTGGCATTTCTGCCTCTCAGCTGGGAGATGCTCCTGTGGAGGAAGGGACCCCGGGCACTTCGGTCAAGGCTATGTTCCTGGACCTTAAGAATAGCCTTGTGGGTATTGAAGCTAAGCTTGACCATTTGACTGAGCAGCTGGATCGAATTAAGGCCATGGTGGATGATCATGATTCCTGGTTTGACCAACTGGAGATGCGGACATTGGAGCTGGCGGATCAACGTCATGGTGAACGGGAACAATTGTTGCGCATGGAACGGGTGCTGGAAGTTATGCATAATAcaaatgaggatttggaggcacGGTCGCGCCGCAACATCTGAATAGTTGGACTCCCGGAGTCCACAGACATGGGTCAGATGGAGGACTTT belongs to Pleurodeles waltl isolate 20211129_DDA chromosome 9, aPleWal1.hap1.20221129, whole genome shotgun sequence and includes:
- the KCNK13 gene encoding potassium channel subfamily K member 13; this translates as MACRGGCCSSLGHLNEDNGRFLLLALLIILYMLCGAAIFSAIEQPMEQEAKERWELRLENFTRKYNLNRTELNNFLRDYEQANVAGIRVDDIRPRWDFTGAFYFVGTVVSTIGFGMTTPATVGGKIFLIFYGLIGCAGTILFFNLFLERLITVIAFVMKSFHERQLRRKGVLPHDSRRASGHSEVDSLAGWKPSVYYVMLILCLASIVISCCASAMYTPIEEWTYFDSLYFCFVAFSTIGFGDLVSSQNANYKSQGLYRFGNFVFILMGVCCIYSLFNVISIVIKQCINWILKKLDCGCCQRCQRKLFRARRNAVMPGNIRTRRNISIETDGVNESEVDGRRMSGEMISMRDFLAANKVSLAIMQKQLSETANGCPRPSGTTSRHNGFSGGVGALAIMNNRLAETSVDR